In one window of Henckelia pumila isolate YLH828 chromosome 1, ASM3356847v2, whole genome shotgun sequence DNA:
- the LOC140868252 gene encoding cysteine-rich receptor-like protein kinase 8 isoform X3, protein MFYMQMSCLRYCLLGLVIPLHLSVSIKAISPYLVCVYNGMSYTSNSVYDSNLNTLLSSLPTNINSSGFYSASLGQNPDSANAVVLCRGDVQLETCRSCVQEASVDLVTSCPNHKQGYVWYELCMLRYSNESISGILAVTKSFISGFSDHVNVSSPDQTFKLDLTTLMYDLTPEAASGGTLRKVAAGNISTSALTTIFALEQCIPDLFIDDCISCLTQLVEYLLLCCDVKKWAVAFHPCCQIRFGTQLFYNETRLGEFLVPQLSSPPPLQMQAHAPLPSGEKDESTVVIIIVVSLAGAGLLLSIGVGVLFTKCIIKTKSNCKNLTLLTTLAHLNHFNLILPKSEQQLMISLMPTNSGKVDSGLFTRFECLDPIKKRYLNWEQRYNIIMGIARGLVYLHEDSQLRIIHRDLKASNVLLDTDMNPKIADFGTARLFEPDETSRGNTRRIVGTFGYMPSEYAIHGQFSVKLDVFSFGVMIMEIVTGQKNNGYQNEGDANFISRVSKLAFENTVFLYIQAEFYLQVWNCWRQGTIANMIDPILLSGVSDIPPDMLRCVHIGLLCVQKNAADRPTMASVVVMLSSITITMPVPSAPAFFVSGDHNDSSGGLPRISSNSLAPSVSSSQNDTLITILYPR, encoded by the exons ATGTTTTACATGCAAATGAGTTGTTTGAGATATTGCTTACTCGGCCTCGTGATCCCGCTGCACCTTTCAGTCTCCATTAAAGCTATATCTCCTTACCTTGTCTGTGTGTATAACGGCATGAGCTACACGAGTAACAGCGTCTACGATTCAAATCTCAACACCCTTCTCTCGTCTCTTCCCACAAATATAAACAGCAGCGGTTTCTACAGCGCCTCGCTGGGGCAAAACCCAGATAGTGCCAACGCCGTGGTGCTCTGCAGAGGAGACGTTCAGCTCGAAACATGTCGAAGCTGCGTACAAGAAGCATCCGTTGACCTCGTCACATCATGCCCAAATCACAAACAGGGATATGTCTGGTACGAGCTTTGCATGTTACGATACTCGAACGAGTCCATATCCGGAATCCTGGCAGTTACCAAATCATTTATAAGTGGGTTTTCGGATCATGTGAATGTTTCGAGTCCGGATCAGACGTTTAAGCTGGATCTGACGACGCTGATGTATGATCTTACACCAGAGGCGGCCTCTGGTGGCACTCTGCGGAAGGTGGCGGCAGGGAATATAAGTACGTCTGCTCTTACAACTATTTTCGCTCTGGAGCAGTGCATACCGGATTTGTTTATAGATGATTGTATCAGCTGCTTGACCCAACTCGTTGAATATCTGCTGCTATGTTGCGATGTTAAGAAATGGGCCGTAGCTTTCCATCCATGTTGTCAAATTCGATTTGGGACTCAACTCTTTTACAATGAAACCAGGCTTGGAGAATTTCTGGTACCTCAACTCAGCTCACCGCCACCATTGCAGATGCAAGCACACGCGCCGCTGCCGTCAG GGGAAAAAGATGAGAGTACCGTAGTCATCATCATTGTTGTATCATTGGCCGGCGCTGGTTTGTTGCTCTCTATCGGCGTTGGAGTCCTGTTTACAAAGTGTATAATTAAGACAAAGTCAAATTGCAAGAACTTGACC CTGCTGACGACATTAGCACATTTGaatcatttcaatttgattttgCCAAAATCAGAGCAGCAACTAATGATTTCTCTGATGCCAACAAACTCGGGGAAGGTGGATTCGGGGCTGTTTACAAG ATTTGAATGTTTAGATCCAATCAAGAAAAGATATTTGAACTGGGAGCAGCGTTACAACATCATAATGGGGATTGCAAGGGGACTCGTTTATCTGCATGAAGATTCTCAGTTAAGGATCATTCACCGGGATCTCAAAGCAAGCAATGTACTACTTGATACAGATATGAATCCAAAAATTGCAGACTTTGGCACAGCTAGATTATTTGAGCCAGATGAAACGTCGCGAGGCAATACGAGAAGAATTGTTGGAACATT TGGATACATGCCATCAGAATATGCTATCCATGGACAGTTCTCAGTTAAGCTAGACGTATTCAGTTTCGGAGTGATGATCATGGAAATTGTAACTGGTCAAAAAAACAATGGTTACCAGAACGAAGGGGACGCGAACTTCATAAGCCGTGTAAGTAAATTAGCATTTGAGAATACCGTTTTTTTATATATCCAAGCTGAATTCTATTTGCAGGTGTGGAACTGTTGGCGTCAAGGGACGATTGCAAATATGATAGATCCCATATTGTTGAGTGGTGTTTCTGATATTCCGCCCGACATGTTGAGATGCGTTCACATCGGATTGTTGTGTGTTCAAAAGAATGCAGCGGACAGACCAACAATGGCTTCTGTTGTTGTTATGCTCAGTAGCATCACTATAACTATGCCAGTACCTTCGGCACCTGCATTCTTCGTGTCTGGTGATCACAATGATAGCTCAGGAGggcttccaagaatttcttccaATAGCTTAGCTCCCTCAGTTAGTTCATCCCAAAACGATACTTTGATCACTATACTATATCCAAGGTGA
- the LOC140868252 gene encoding cysteine-rich receptor-like protein kinase 15 isoform X2 — translation MFYMQMSCLRYCLLGLVIPLHLSVSIKAISPYLVCVYNGMSYTSNSVYDSNLNTLLSSLPTNINSSGFYSASLGQNPDSANAVVLCRGDVQLETCRSCVQEASVDLVTSCPNHKQGYVWYELCMLRYSNESISGILAVTKSFISGFSDHVNVSSPDQTFKLDLTTLMYDLTPEAASGGTLRKVAAGNISTSALTTIFALEQCIPDLFIDDCISCLTQLVEYLLLCCDVKKWAVAFHPCCQIRFGTQLFYNETRLGEFLVPQLSSPPPLQMQAHAPLPSGEKDESTVVIIIVVSLAGAGLLLSIGVGVLFTKCIIKTKSNCKNLTLAADDISTFESFQFDFAKIRAATNDFSDANKLGEGGFGAVYKGELQNGREIAVKRLSMDSTQGHLEFKNEVSLMAKLHHGNLVRLLGFSIDIKERLLVYEFVHNASLDKFIFDPIKKRYLNWEQRYNIIMGIARGLVYLHEDSQLRIIHRDLKASNVLLDTDMNPKIADFGTARLFEPDETSRGNTRRIVGTFGYMPSEYAIHGQFSVKLDVFSFGVMIMEIVTGQKNNGYQNEGDANFISRVWNCWRQGTIANMIDPILLSGVSDIPPDMLRCVHIGLLCVQKNAADRPTMASVVVMLSSITITMPVPSAPAFFVSGDHNDSSGGLPRISSNSLAPSVSSSQNDTLITILYPR, via the exons ATGTTTTACATGCAAATGAGTTGTTTGAGATATTGCTTACTCGGCCTCGTGATCCCGCTGCACCTTTCAGTCTCCATTAAAGCTATATCTCCTTACCTTGTCTGTGTGTATAACGGCATGAGCTACACGAGTAACAGCGTCTACGATTCAAATCTCAACACCCTTCTCTCGTCTCTTCCCACAAATATAAACAGCAGCGGTTTCTACAGCGCCTCGCTGGGGCAAAACCCAGATAGTGCCAACGCCGTGGTGCTCTGCAGAGGAGACGTTCAGCTCGAAACATGTCGAAGCTGCGTACAAGAAGCATCCGTTGACCTCGTCACATCATGCCCAAATCACAAACAGGGATATGTCTGGTACGAGCTTTGCATGTTACGATACTCGAACGAGTCCATATCCGGAATCCTGGCAGTTACCAAATCATTTATAAGTGGGTTTTCGGATCATGTGAATGTTTCGAGTCCGGATCAGACGTTTAAGCTGGATCTGACGACGCTGATGTATGATCTTACACCAGAGGCGGCCTCTGGTGGCACTCTGCGGAAGGTGGCGGCAGGGAATATAAGTACGTCTGCTCTTACAACTATTTTCGCTCTGGAGCAGTGCATACCGGATTTGTTTATAGATGATTGTATCAGCTGCTTGACCCAACTCGTTGAATATCTGCTGCTATGTTGCGATGTTAAGAAATGGGCCGTAGCTTTCCATCCATGTTGTCAAATTCGATTTGGGACTCAACTCTTTTACAATGAAACCAGGCTTGGAGAATTTCTGGTACCTCAACTCAGCTCACCGCCACCATTGCAGATGCAAGCACACGCGCCGCTGCCGTCAG GGGAAAAAGATGAGAGTACCGTAGTCATCATCATTGTTGTATCATTGGCCGGCGCTGGTTTGTTGCTCTCTATCGGCGTTGGAGTCCTGTTTACAAAGTGTATAATTAAGACAAAGTCAAATTGCAAGAACTTGACC CTAGCTGCTGACGACATTAGCACATTTGaatcatttcaatttgattttgCCAAAATCAGAGCAGCAACTAATGATTTCTCTGATGCCAACAAACTCGGGGAAGGTGGATTCGGGGCTGTTTACAAG GGAGAACTTCAAAATGGCCGAGAAATAGCTGTCAAAAGGTTGTCAATGGATTCAACTCAAGGCCATTTAGAATTCAAGAATGAGGTATCGTTGATGGCGAAGCTTCATCACGGGAATCTAGTTCGGCTCTTGGGTTTTTCCATCGACATAAAGGAGAGGCTTCTCGTGTATGAGTTTGTTCACAATGCAAGTCTTGACAAATTCATATTCG ATCCAATCAAGAAAAGATATTTGAACTGGGAGCAGCGTTACAACATCATAATGGGGATTGCAAGGGGACTCGTTTATCTGCATGAAGATTCTCAGTTAAGGATCATTCACCGGGATCTCAAAGCAAGCAATGTACTACTTGATACAGATATGAATCCAAAAATTGCAGACTTTGGCACAGCTAGATTATTTGAGCCAGATGAAACGTCGCGAGGCAATACGAGAAGAATTGTTGGAACATT TGGATACATGCCATCAGAATATGCTATCCATGGACAGTTCTCAGTTAAGCTAGACGTATTCAGTTTCGGAGTGATGATCATGGAAATTGTAACTGGTCAAAAAAACAATGGTTACCAGAACGAAGGGGACGCGAACTTCATAAGCCGT GTGTGGAACTGTTGGCGTCAAGGGACGATTGCAAATATGATAGATCCCATATTGTTGAGTGGTGTTTCTGATATTCCGCCCGACATGTTGAGATGCGTTCACATCGGATTGTTGTGTGTTCAAAAGAATGCAGCGGACAGACCAACAATGGCTTCTGTTGTTGTTATGCTCAGTAGCATCACTATAACTATGCCAGTACCTTCGGCACCTGCATTCTTCGTGTCTGGTGATCACAATGATAGCTCAGGAGggcttccaagaatttcttccaATAGCTTAGCTCCCTCAGTTAGTTCATCCCAAAACGATACTTTGATCACTATACTATATCCAAGGTGA
- the LOC140868252 gene encoding cysteine-rich receptor-like protein kinase 15 isoform X1, protein MFYMQMSCLRYCLLGLVIPLHLSVSIKAISPYLVCVYNGMSYTSNSVYDSNLNTLLSSLPTNINSSGFYSASLGQNPDSANAVVLCRGDVQLETCRSCVQEASVDLVTSCPNHKQGYVWYELCMLRYSNESISGILAVTKSFISGFSDHVNVSSPDQTFKLDLTTLMYDLTPEAASGGTLRKVAAGNISTSALTTIFALEQCIPDLFIDDCISCLTQLVEYLLLCCDVKKWAVAFHPCCQIRFGTQLFYNETRLGEFLVPQLSSPPPLQMQAHAPLPSGEKDESTVVIIIVVSLAGAGLLLSIGVGVLFTKCIIKTKSNCKNLTLAADDISTFESFQFDFAKIRAATNDFSDANKLGEGGFGAVYKGELQNGREIAVKRLSMDSTQGHLEFKNEVSLMAKLHHGNLVRLLGFSIDIKERLLVYEFVHNASLDKFIFDPIKKRYLNWEQRYNIIMGIARGLVYLHEDSQLRIIHRDLKASNVLLDTDMNPKIADFGTARLFEPDETSRGNTRRIVGTFGYMPSEYAIHGQFSVKLDVFSFGVMIMEIVTGQKNNGYQNEGDANFISRVSKLAFENTVFLYIQAEFYLQVWNCWRQGTIANMIDPILLSGVSDIPPDMLRCVHIGLLCVQKNAADRPTMASVVVMLSSITITMPVPSAPAFFVSGDHNDSSGGLPRISSNSLAPSVSSSQNDTLITILYPR, encoded by the exons ATGTTTTACATGCAAATGAGTTGTTTGAGATATTGCTTACTCGGCCTCGTGATCCCGCTGCACCTTTCAGTCTCCATTAAAGCTATATCTCCTTACCTTGTCTGTGTGTATAACGGCATGAGCTACACGAGTAACAGCGTCTACGATTCAAATCTCAACACCCTTCTCTCGTCTCTTCCCACAAATATAAACAGCAGCGGTTTCTACAGCGCCTCGCTGGGGCAAAACCCAGATAGTGCCAACGCCGTGGTGCTCTGCAGAGGAGACGTTCAGCTCGAAACATGTCGAAGCTGCGTACAAGAAGCATCCGTTGACCTCGTCACATCATGCCCAAATCACAAACAGGGATATGTCTGGTACGAGCTTTGCATGTTACGATACTCGAACGAGTCCATATCCGGAATCCTGGCAGTTACCAAATCATTTATAAGTGGGTTTTCGGATCATGTGAATGTTTCGAGTCCGGATCAGACGTTTAAGCTGGATCTGACGACGCTGATGTATGATCTTACACCAGAGGCGGCCTCTGGTGGCACTCTGCGGAAGGTGGCGGCAGGGAATATAAGTACGTCTGCTCTTACAACTATTTTCGCTCTGGAGCAGTGCATACCGGATTTGTTTATAGATGATTGTATCAGCTGCTTGACCCAACTCGTTGAATATCTGCTGCTATGTTGCGATGTTAAGAAATGGGCCGTAGCTTTCCATCCATGTTGTCAAATTCGATTTGGGACTCAACTCTTTTACAATGAAACCAGGCTTGGAGAATTTCTGGTACCTCAACTCAGCTCACCGCCACCATTGCAGATGCAAGCACACGCGCCGCTGCCGTCAG GGGAAAAAGATGAGAGTACCGTAGTCATCATCATTGTTGTATCATTGGCCGGCGCTGGTTTGTTGCTCTCTATCGGCGTTGGAGTCCTGTTTACAAAGTGTATAATTAAGACAAAGTCAAATTGCAAGAACTTGACC CTAGCTGCTGACGACATTAGCACATTTGaatcatttcaatttgattttgCCAAAATCAGAGCAGCAACTAATGATTTCTCTGATGCCAACAAACTCGGGGAAGGTGGATTCGGGGCTGTTTACAAG GGAGAACTTCAAAATGGCCGAGAAATAGCTGTCAAAAGGTTGTCAATGGATTCAACTCAAGGCCATTTAGAATTCAAGAATGAGGTATCGTTGATGGCGAAGCTTCATCACGGGAATCTAGTTCGGCTCTTGGGTTTTTCCATCGACATAAAGGAGAGGCTTCTCGTGTATGAGTTTGTTCACAATGCAAGTCTTGACAAATTCATATTCG ATCCAATCAAGAAAAGATATTTGAACTGGGAGCAGCGTTACAACATCATAATGGGGATTGCAAGGGGACTCGTTTATCTGCATGAAGATTCTCAGTTAAGGATCATTCACCGGGATCTCAAAGCAAGCAATGTACTACTTGATACAGATATGAATCCAAAAATTGCAGACTTTGGCACAGCTAGATTATTTGAGCCAGATGAAACGTCGCGAGGCAATACGAGAAGAATTGTTGGAACATT TGGATACATGCCATCAGAATATGCTATCCATGGACAGTTCTCAGTTAAGCTAGACGTATTCAGTTTCGGAGTGATGATCATGGAAATTGTAACTGGTCAAAAAAACAATGGTTACCAGAACGAAGGGGACGCGAACTTCATAAGCCGTGTAAGTAAATTAGCATTTGAGAATACCGTTTTTTTATATATCCAAGCTGAATTCTATTTGCAGGTGTGGAACTGTTGGCGTCAAGGGACGATTGCAAATATGATAGATCCCATATTGTTGAGTGGTGTTTCTGATATTCCGCCCGACATGTTGAGATGCGTTCACATCGGATTGTTGTGTGTTCAAAAGAATGCAGCGGACAGACCAACAATGGCTTCTGTTGTTGTTATGCTCAGTAGCATCACTATAACTATGCCAGTACCTTCGGCACCTGCATTCTTCGTGTCTGGTGATCACAATGATAGCTCAGGAGggcttccaagaatttcttccaATAGCTTAGCTCCCTCAGTTAGTTCATCCCAAAACGATACTTTGATCACTATACTATATCCAAGGTGA